Proteins encoded by one window of bacterium:
- a CDS encoding PrsW family intramembrane metalloprotease, with amino-acid sequence MPEESETEALERNQEKGRRQGAFRQLRRIGISTLVPVEVWKRDRPWNLDLVRWFMFFTLFPLFMISWASLADPELRDVAFIFGIYFATIWGVVIYFFIRPERISVVDLVRVSFFTAFAGLFFVTLVSRLPGVSSIYATTQSATLAGRVVGYVFGVGLVEELAKALPILWIFVRNREPGSAQEITFLGCVSGFAFGVSEAMAYSVGYAENVGRGSFGFEDYIVVQFTRLITLPLLHAMFSGIVASFIALGVANPGSRRGLMLLGFAIGAVLHGLYNTFAASPGGFIIAFAAVLLFILYVRSAQAMQEAIRGVHEPDFPDES; translated from the coding sequence GTGCCGGAAGAATCCGAGACAGAAGCGCTCGAGCGCAACCAGGAGAAGGGCCGACGGCAAGGTGCGTTCCGCCAATTGCGGCGAATCGGAATTTCAACTCTGGTTCCGGTCGAGGTCTGGAAACGAGATCGGCCGTGGAACCTGGACCTGGTGCGCTGGTTCATGTTCTTCACGCTTTTCCCCTTGTTCATGATCAGCTGGGCATCACTGGCCGATCCCGAATTGCGCGATGTCGCGTTCATCTTCGGGATCTATTTCGCGACGATCTGGGGAGTCGTCATCTACTTCTTCATCCGGCCAGAACGTATCAGCGTGGTCGATCTGGTGCGTGTTTCGTTCTTTACCGCGTTCGCAGGTCTGTTTTTCGTCACGCTCGTCTCACGCTTGCCTGGGGTGAGTTCGATCTACGCGACCACCCAGTCTGCGACGCTGGCCGGTCGGGTCGTCGGCTATGTGTTCGGTGTCGGATTGGTCGAGGAATTGGCAAAGGCCTTGCCGATCCTGTGGATCTTCGTTCGGAATCGCGAACCCGGAAGTGCGCAGGAGATCACCTTTCTCGGTTGCGTTTCGGGATTTGCCTTTGGCGTTTCGGAAGCCATGGCCTATTCGGTGGGCTACGCCGAGAACGTCGGTCGCGGCAGCTTCGGGTTTGAGGACTACATCGTCGTCCAGTTCACCCGTTTGATCACCCTTCCGCTCCTGCATGCGATGTTCTCGGGCATCGTCGCCAGCTTCATCGCGCTAGGCGTGGCGAATCCCGGATCGCGGCGCGGCTTGATGCTTCTGGGATTCGCAATTGGCGCGGTCCTTCACGGCTTGTACAACACCTTCGCCGCATCTCCGGGTGGTTTCATCATTGCGTTCGCAGCGGTCCTCTTGTTCATCCTCTACGTG
- a CDS encoding SDR family NAD(P)-dependent oxidoreductase, which translates to MSDADLKRLFSLEGKVAAVTGASSGLGQQAARAMASGGAAVGLIARRVERLEELAGQLETTGIRACAAAADITDAEQAAVAFDRIEAELGPIDILVNGAGVAPVGRAEKHTRQKWDAAIGLNLTAAFELSQLIANRLIERGSGGRIIHISSAIGSGGNPVHRTVGYAASKGGLDNLVRHLAIEWARHDIAVNAVAPSYFPTEMTVDPKVGDVAQDQKDRMHVFTPMGRLGREGELDTALIFLAAPASSFVTGAIVPVDGGWTAW; encoded by the coding sequence ATGAGTGACGCCGATCTGAAACGATTGTTCTCCCTGGAAGGGAAAGTCGCCGCCGTAACGGGCGCTTCGAGTGGTCTTGGGCAGCAAGCCGCGCGCGCCATGGCAAGCGGAGGGGCCGCAGTAGGATTGATCGCTCGACGCGTGGAGCGATTGGAAGAGCTTGCAGGTCAGCTAGAGACGACAGGCATACGCGCGTGCGCAGCGGCGGCTGATATTACGGATGCGGAGCAGGCCGCAGTGGCGTTTGATCGGATCGAAGCCGAACTCGGCCCCATCGACATCCTGGTCAACGGGGCGGGCGTGGCACCGGTGGGTCGCGCCGAGAAGCACACCAGGCAGAAGTGGGATGCGGCGATCGGCCTCAACCTGACTGCCGCCTTCGAACTCTCCCAGCTGATCGCAAACCGCTTGATCGAACGAGGCAGCGGCGGGCGCATCATTCACATCTCGTCGGCCATCGGCTCGGGCGGAAACCCAGTGCACAGGACCGTGGGTTATGCGGCAAGCAAAGGCGGTCTCGACAATCTGGTTCGCCATCTCGCGATCGAGTGGGCGCGCCACGACATCGCTGTGAACGCTGTGGCTCCGTCCTATTTCCCGACCGAGATGACCGTCGATCCGAAAGTCGGCGACGTGGCGCAGGACCAGAAGGACCGCATGCACGTATTCACTCCGATGGGGCGCCTGGGGCGAGAGGGCGAGTTGGACACTGCCCTGATCTTCCTTGCGGCCCCGGCATCGAGCTTCGTGACCGGCGCGATCGTTCCGGTCGACGGCGGCTGGACCGCCTGGTAG
- a CDS encoding pyridoxamine 5'-phosphate oxidase, translating into MSRRDQIRMTDDEIRKYLENQHTITVVSNGVGGFPHPVPMWFGLDDDLSIRMATYRTSQKILNIERDPRVSLLSESGNQYEELSGVVLYGHAELIHDIELAIDTLIDASGGLGMPDDAKTNPDVRKAMIGRAEKRVVIRVKPERIVSWDHSKLGGTY; encoded by the coding sequence ATGTCGCGCCGCGATCAGATCCGCATGACCGACGACGAGATCCGCAAATATCTCGAGAACCAACACACGATCACCGTCGTGTCGAACGGAGTGGGTGGATTTCCTCATCCGGTGCCCATGTGGTTCGGGCTCGACGATGATCTTTCGATTCGCATGGCGACCTACCGCACCAGTCAGAAGATCCTGAATATCGAGCGCGACCCACGCGTGAGTCTCCTGTCGGAGTCGGGTAACCAGTACGAGGAGCTCAGTGGTGTCGTGCTCTACGGGCATGCCGAGCTGATCCACGATATCGAACTGGCTATCGACACCTTGATCGACGCCTCCGGCGGCCTTGGAATGCCAGATGATGCGAAGACGAACCCGGACGTGCGCAAGGCGATGATCGGTCGCGCCGAAAAGCGTGTCGTGATTCGCGTCAAACCCGAGCGCATCGTCTCCTGGGATCACTCGAAACTGGGCGGAACCTACTGA
- a CDS encoding enoyl-[acyl-carrier-protein] reductase — translation MLSIDLTGKRAFVAGVADDGGFGFAIAKRLAEAGASVCVGTWPPAYGIFTKLLERQKMAESMKLPNGETLVFERIYALDAEYDTLEQAPIEVRENRRYKSHADFSIQGVADRFVADFGNEPLDIVVHSLANGPEVKNPLLETSREGYLSAISQSSFSFVSLVQRFLPLMRSDGSFLCLSFMASERVVPGYGGGMSSAKASLESDTRVLAYEAGRRQGARVNCISAGPWASRAASAIGFIATMVDYVRKAAPIQDPLQADEVGTTAAFLSSPLASGITGTTVYVDKGFHTIGVSPDV, via the coding sequence ATGCTGAGCATAGATCTAACCGGGAAGCGGGCCTTCGTGGCCGGGGTCGCAGATGACGGCGGATTCGGATTCGCCATCGCAAAGAGGCTGGCCGAAGCGGGCGCCTCGGTGTGCGTCGGAACCTGGCCCCCGGCGTATGGGATCTTCACAAAGCTCCTGGAACGCCAGAAGATGGCAGAGTCGATGAAGCTCCCAAACGGCGAGACGCTGGTCTTTGAACGCATCTATGCGCTGGATGCCGAATACGACACGCTGGAGCAGGCACCGATCGAGGTACGTGAGAATCGTCGCTACAAATCGCACGCGGACTTCTCGATCCAGGGTGTAGCCGATCGCTTCGTCGCCGACTTCGGGAATGAGCCGCTCGATATCGTGGTGCACAGTCTGGCGAACGGTCCGGAAGTCAAGAACCCGCTGCTGGAAACCTCACGCGAGGGTTACCTGTCCGCGATCAGTCAAAGCAGCTTTTCATTCGTCTCGCTGGTGCAGCGTTTCCTGCCCCTCATGCGATCCGATGGGTCATTCCTCTGCCTGAGCTTCATGGCTTCTGAACGCGTCGTACCGGGCTACGGCGGCGGCATGTCTTCGGCCAAGGCCTCGCTCGAATCCGACACACGCGTACTCGCCTACGAAGCGGGACGGCGACAAGGTGCGCGGGTGAACTGCATCTCCGCGGGTCCCTGGGCTTCGCGTGCAGCCTCCGCGATCGGCTTCATCGCAACCATGGTCGATTACGTGCGCAAGGCTGCGCCAATTCAGGACCCGCTGCAGGCGGACGAGGTGGGAACGACCGCGGCCTTCCTTTCGAGTCCGCTGGCGAGTGGCATCACGGGAACCACGGTCTACGTCGACAAGGGCTTCCACACGATTGGCGTGAGTCCCGACGTG